Within the [Enterobacter] lignolyticus SCF1 genome, the region CGTCTGACGCGCGCATTCATGAATCATTTCCATCGTTACTTCTCCAGTCGTCTGTATTCAGGATGCGCAGTCAACGTTGGCTTGCTGCGCCTTCGTCGCTTCTGCGTTGACCCGGTTCTTACGGTTTACGTGCTGCAATACCAGTGCCGCGACCAGCCCCACAAATGCGCAGCCCAGCATGAACATGAACACGTCCTGATAACCGGCAATACCCGGTTTGCGGTCAACCATATTGCCCACCATCGTGTAGCAGTAGATTTCCGGGAAATAGGTCAGCAGCGAAATCAGCCCCGCAGCGGTACCGGTGACTTTGGCCGGGATTTTTACCTCATCGATAATGGAGAAGAACACAGCATTCGCGGAGTAAATGAACACGCCCAGCGCCACCATATTTGCGAGAGCAATCGTGACGTAGCGCGTATCGCCAGGCAGGAAACAATAGACGGTCGTGAAGACGATCATTCCGATAAAGGCGTAGATCATAAAACGGGTACGCGACGCGCAGCGATCCGCCAGTTGCCCGCCAATCAGCCCCCCCATCGCAAACAGTACGTAGGCGCGGATAATACTGGCGATCGCCACTTCCGATTCGCCCATATGCAGCACCTGCGTCAGATACGGCGTGACCATGCCGAAGCCGATATAAATTGACCACATGCTGAACGTCACAATGCCAGCCAGCCAGACGGTAGGCATCTTCAGCACCACCGCCATGTCGGCAAGACGGAAGTTGCTTTTATCTTCATTATGCGTTTCATCTTCGCAGACGAACCAGGCCAGTACGCCGGTCAGCACCGTGACCACCGAGTAGAAAATGATGGTGGCCCTTAAACCTTCAACGCCTTCGCCGAATTTCGCAAATAACGGAACGGAAAGAAAACCCAGTACGATGGACGTCAGCCCTTTGCCCAGGAACCAATAACCGTACAGCCGCCCCTGCTGCTCGCTGGAACCCAGCGTACGAATAATACGCACGCACACGGCCCAGAACGTAAATACGGTAGTGACCGCCCACAGCGCGTGTAAAAGAACAATCATGGTGTAGGACGGGAATGTCGCGTAATAAAAGCCGCTAATCCCCGTAGAGATCAGAGAAA harbors:
- a CDS encoding MFS transporter, which encodes MSSNWRKWITLALCGIAGSAIYKLPYLRETYYEAMQQATGATNAELGFLMTAYGLVNFLLYLPGGWAADRFSARKLMTFSLISTGISGFYYATFPSYTMIVLLHALWAVTTVFTFWAVCVRIIRTLGSSEQQGRLYGYWFLGKGLTSIVLGFLSVPLFAKFGEGVEGLRATIIFYSVVTVLTGVLAWFVCEDETHNEDKSNFRLADMAVVLKMPTVWLAGIVTFSMWSIYIGFGMVTPYLTQVLHMGESEVAIASIIRAYVLFAMGGLIGGQLADRCASRTRFMIYAFIGMIVFTTVYCFLPGDTRYVTIALANMVALGVFIYSANAVFFSIIDEVKIPAKVTGTAAGLISLLTYFPEIYCYTMVGNMVDRKPGIAGYQDVFMFMLGCAFVGLVAALVLQHVNRKNRVNAEATKAQQANVDCAS